The genomic region GCACCACCACCAACCCCTACTTCGCCCTCGGCGTCCGCATCACCCTCACCGGCAAACACTACGAACTCGGCCAAACCCAAACCCACTACAACATGGAAGGCCGCGCCCTCGTCCGCGAAGCCACCCTCGCCGAATACCAAGCCGACCCCCACTTCGTCGACCACCTCGGCCTCGACCACGAAATGCCCACCCTCAACCAACCCGGCGACAAAGACTTCCCACGCTACCCATCCATCTACCCCCACCCCTACACCACAGACGACCCCCACACCGGCAACATCAACAAAGCCCCCCACCAATGGGGCATGATCATCGACCTCTCCGCCTGCACCGGCTGCAACGCCTGCGTCATCGCCTGCCAAGCCGAAAACAACATCCCCATCGTCGGCAAAGAACAAATCAACAAAGGCCGCGAAATGCACTGGATCCGCATCGACCGCTACTACGGCTCCACCGAATACTACCACCAAGACCTCGGCCAAGCCCCCGACGACCCCACCATGCTCACCCAACCCATCCTCTGCATGCACTGCGAAAACGCCCCCTGCGAAACCGTCTGCCCCGTCAACGCCACCGTCCACAACGACGAAGGCCTCAACGTCATGGCCTACAACCGCTGCATCGGCACCCGCTACTGCGCCAACAACTGCCCCTACAAAGTCCGCCGCTTCAACTACTTCGACTTCAACAAACGCAACGTCATCGCACGCAAAAAAATCGGCCCCATCGAATTCTCCAACCTCTACGCCGGCCCACTCGGCACCATCAACGACGACGCCCTCATCGCCATGCAGAAAAACCCCAACGTCACCGTCCGCATGCGCGGCGTCATGGAAAAATGCACCTTCTGCACCCAACGCATCGAAGAAGCCCGCATCCAAGCCAAAATCAAAGCCGGCCAAACCCCACACACCCAAATCCCCACCGACTCCTTCCAAGTCGCCTGCCAACAAGCCTGCCCAGCCGAAGCCATCACCTTCGGCAACCTCGCCGACCCCCAAAGCAAAATCGCCAAACTCAAAGGCCACAACCTCGAATACGGACTCCTCACCTACCTCAACACCAAACCCCGCGTCACCTACCTCGCCCGCATCCGCAACACCAACCCCCGCATGCCCGACGCCCACCGCTACGGCCTCTCCAACATCGGAAAACACCCACCCCAAAACACCGAGACCCACCACTAAACCATGAACAGCACAACGTCTCTATCCGCCCCCACCCCACAAGAACTCCAAGCCGCCCAAGCCGAAATCGCCCGCCCCCACCTCGTCCTCAACAACCGCCCCTTCTCCTGGGTCACCCAAAAAATCTGCTCCATCGTCGAAGGCCCCACCCCCCTCTGGTGGTGGATCGCACTCACCATCTGCGCCATCCTCACCGCCATCTCCATCTTCTGCTTCGGCTACCTCATCTCCACAGGCGTCGGCGTCTGGGGCAACAACGCCCCCGTCGCCTGGGCCTGGGACATCACCAACTTCGTCTTCTGGATCGGCATCGGCCACGCCGGCACCCTCATCTCCGCCATCCTCTTCCTCACCCGCCAAAAATGGCGCACCGCCGTCAACCGCGCCTCCGAAGCCATGACCCTCTTCGCCGTCATCTGCGCCGCCCTCTTCCCCGCACTCCACGTCGGCCGCGTCTGGATGGCCTGGTTCCTCGCCCCCGTCCCCCAAGCCAACGCCATCTGGCCCAACTTCCGCTCCCCCCTCCTCTGGGACGTCTTCGCCGTCTCCACCTACTTCACCGTATCCGTCCTCTTCTGGTATCTCGGCCTCATCCCCGACCTCGCCACCCTCCGCGACCGCGCCACCGGCATCAAAAAGAAAATCTACGCCATCCTCTCCTTCGGCTGGACAGGCGCCAACCGCCAATGGCGCAACTACGAAAAAGCCTACCTCATCCTCGCCGGCATCTCCACACCCCTCGTCCTCTCCGTCCACTCCATCGTCTCCTTCGACTTCGCCACCTCCGTCATACCCGGCTGGCACACCACCATCTTCCCCCCCTACTTCGTCGCAGGCGCCGTCTTCGGTGGATTCGCCATGGTCCTCACCATCCTCCTCCCCGCCCGCATCCTCTACGGCCTCCACGACCTCATCACCATGAAGCACATCGACAACATGTGCAAAATCCTCCTCCTCACAGGATCCATCGTCGGCTACGCCTACCTCATGGAACTCTTCATCGCCTGGTATAGCGGCAACCCCTACGAATGGTGGGTCTTCCTCCGCAACCGCATCGCCGACCCCTTCATCTTCGGCCCCCTCCTAGGCATCCCCCCAGCCCCCTACTGGTGGGCCTACTGGGCCATGATGATCTGCAACGTCGTCGCCCCACAACTCTTCTGGTCAAAAAAAATGCGCAACAACCTCTGGATCGTCTTCATCGTCGCCAACTTCGTCAACGTCGGCATGTGGTTCGAGCGCTTCGTCATCATTGCCACTTCCCTCCATCGCGACTTCCTCCCCGGCTCCTGGGGACACTTCTCACCCACCTGGGTTGACATCTGGACCTTCATCGGCACCCTAGGCCTCTTCCTTGGCCTCTTTCTCCTCTTCATCCGTTTCCTCCCCATGATAGCCATCGCAGAAGTCAAAGCTGTCATGCCCCAAGCCGACCCCCACCCACATCCCCACCCCTCCCCCCACACCACCAACCACTAACCCGCCATGAGCACCCAACTTGCCTCCCCCCAACAAACTACCACCCCCCAACCCACCCTCACCTGGGGAATCGGCGCCGAATTTGATAGCCCCGCCTCCCTCCTCCACGCCGCCAAAGCCATCCACAACGCCGGCTACAAATGGTGGGACGTCTACACCCCATTCCCCATCCACGGCATGGACAAAGCCATGGGCCTCAACTGGTCCAAAGTCTCCGTCTTCGCCTTCATCGGTGGAGCCACAGGCCTCACCACAGGCCTCCTACTCACCATCCTCACCTCCATCCCACGCCCACAATGGCTCGCACACATCCCCTCAGGCTGGCTCCTCGACCTCTTTTATCCCCTCGTCGTTCAAGGCAAACCCTACCTCGCCCTCCCCGCCTTCTTCCCCGTCCTCTTCGAATTAACCATCCTCCTCACCGCCTTCGGCACCATCGCCGGCGTCCTCATCACCAACCGCCTACCGCGCCTCTACAACCCAGTCTTCAACTGGGACTACTTCGCCAAAGCCACAGACGACGGATTCTTCCTCATCATCGAAGCCGCCGACCCCCGCTACGACCGCCAAAAAACCGCCGAACTCCTTGCCTCCCTAGGCGGCAAAAACATCACCCTGATCCCAAGATAACCTATGCGCTACTACCTCCTCGGCCTCCTCCTCACAATCCTCCTCGTCATCTTCATCGCAGGCCGCCAAGGCGACTTCACCCAACGCACCCCCATCGAAATCTTCGACGACATGGATCGCCAACAAAAAATCAAACCCCAAAAACCCAGCGACTTTTTCCCCGACGGCCGAGCCGCACGCATGCCCATCCCCGGCACCATCCCCACTCACATCCCAGTCGAAAACGAATACCTCTACACCGGCCGAATCGGCAACCGCTGGGGCAACGGCATCCCCATCCCCGTCACCGAATCCCTCCTCCTCCGCGGCCAAGAACGCTACTCCATCCACTGCGCCATCTGCCACGGCGCAACAGGCGCCGGCAACGGCATCACCAGCCAATACGGCCTCGTCGGCATAGCCAACCTCCACCAAGAACGCCTCCTCAAAATGGATGACGGCGAAATCTACAACACCATCACCCACGGCAAAGGCACCATGTATGGCTACGGCTCCAACATCCAACTCGAAGACCGCTGGGCCATCGTCGCCTACATCCGCGCCCTCCAACGTTCCCAAAACGCCTCCCTCGACGACCTCCCCCCCGAGCAGCGCACACGCCTCACCGCCTCACAAAAACCACCCACCCCATGACCACCCAGACCCACTCCCTCCCCTCCACCGCAAACGTCACCCTCCCCCCTGCAGCCACACGCAAGCTGGAAAAAACCCTCCTCGCAGGCGGAATCATCCTACTCCTCATCACCATTGCCCTCGCATTCATCAACAAAGATTTCACAAAACAATTTGCCCACTCATGGCTCTTTGCTTTCTACTTCTTCTTCACCCTCACACTCGGAGGCATCTTCTGGGTCATCCTCCAGCACACCACCAACGCCGGCTGGTCGATCGTCGTTCGCCGCCAAATGGAAAACATCGGTGCCAACATCCCACTAATCGCGCTCCTCGCCCTCCCCCTCATCCCCGTCCTCCCCTATCTCTACAAATGGATGGACCCCCAATACACCGCCGGCGACCCAATCTACGCCCATAAACAAGGATTTCTCAACATCCCCTTCTTCACCATCCGAGCCCTCTTCTACTTCGGCACACTCATCTACCTCATCCACCTCCTCCGCCGCCACTCCATCGCACAAGACCACGACGGTTACCCCACCCACACACTCCGCCTCCAAAAAATCTCCTTCATCGCCCTCCCCCTCTTCGCCGTCATCACGA from Candidatus Methylacidiphilales bacterium harbors:
- the nrfD gene encoding polysulfide reductase NrfD, encoding MNSTTSLSAPTPQELQAAQAEIARPHLVLNNRPFSWVTQKICSIVEGPTPLWWWIALTICAILTAISIFCFGYLISTGVGVWGNNAPVAWAWDITNFVFWIGIGHAGTLISAILFLTRQKWRTAVNRASEAMTLFAVICAALFPALHVGRVWMAWFLAPVPQANAIWPNFRSPLLWDVFAVSTYFTVSVLFWYLGLIPDLATLRDRATGIKKKIYAILSFGWTGANRQWRNYEKAYLILAGISTPLVLSVHSIVSFDFATSVIPGWHTTIFPPYFVAGAVFGGFAMVLTILLPARILYGLHDLITMKHIDNMCKILLLTGSIVGYAYLMELFIAWYSGNPYEWWVFLRNRIADPFIFGPLLGIPPAPYWWAYWAMMICNVVAPQLFWSKKMRNNLWIVFIVANFVNVGMWFERFVIIATSLHRDFLPGSWGHFSPTWVDIWTFIGTLGLFLGLFLLFIRFLPMIAIAEVKAVMPQADPHPHPHPSPHTTNH
- a CDS encoding DUF3341 domain-containing protein, which gives rise to MSTQLASPQQTTTPQPTLTWGIGAEFDSPASLLHAAKAIHNAGYKWWDVYTPFPIHGMDKAMGLNWSKVSVFAFIGGATGLTTGLLLTILTSIPRPQWLAHIPSGWLLDLFYPLVVQGKPYLALPAFFPVLFELTILLTAFGTIAGVLITNRLPRLYNPVFNWDYFAKATDDGFFLIIEAADPRYDRQKTAELLASLGGKNITLIPR
- a CDS encoding cytochrome c, with translation MRYYLLGLLLTILLVIFIAGRQGDFTQRTPIEIFDDMDRQQKIKPQKPSDFFPDGRAARMPIPGTIPTHIPVENEYLYTGRIGNRWGNGIPIPVTESLLLRGQERYSIHCAICHGATGAGNGITSQYGLVGIANLHQERLLKMDDGEIYNTITHGKGTMYGYGSNIQLEDRWAIVAYIRALQRSQNASLDDLPPEQRTRLTASQKPPTP